A genome region from Nitrospira sp. includes the following:
- a CDS encoding glycosyltransferase family 2 protein, protein MPPNAQPLVTVLTPVYNGEKYIVECIESVLAQSYDNWEYHIINNCSTDGTLKIAEAYAARDPRIRVTTNPQFVLREENHNIAFRQVSQNSKYCKMVHADDWLFSDCIAKMVELAEANPTVAVVGAYGLRKERVVWDGLPYPSSFMTGREVCRRVFLNGIFVFGTPTSVLFASDVVRSRPAFHNVDNEHADAEACFEVLTDRDFGFVHQVLSYTRVHSENASTFDEVCMWLPEIEILLKYGPAYLSADEYKQETEKIWDQYYTFLGSRVFRNRAKGFWSYHRNTLDRLGHPLAVRRVAKAIALKVFDLLLNPLTTSTRIVGRLTANCSPSR, encoded by the coding sequence ATGCCACCGAATGCGCAACCATTAGTAACCGTGCTCACACCTGTCTACAACGGGGAAAAGTACATCGTCGAATGCATTGAAAGTGTGCTGGCCCAGTCCTATGACAACTGGGAATATCACATCATCAATAATTGCAGCACAGATGGCACGCTCAAGATTGCCGAAGCATATGCCGCGCGAGATCCACGGATTCGCGTGACCACGAATCCGCAATTCGTATTGAGGGAGGAAAACCACAATATCGCATTTCGACAGGTTTCTCAGAACAGCAAATATTGCAAGATGGTGCATGCGGACGATTGGTTGTTTTCCGACTGCATCGCCAAGATGGTGGAACTTGCCGAGGCGAATCCGACGGTCGCAGTGGTCGGGGCGTATGGACTTCGGAAGGAACGGGTGGTTTGGGATGGACTCCCGTATCCAAGTTCATTTATGACCGGCCGGGAAGTGTGTAGAAGGGTTTTTCTGAACGGGATTTTTGTCTTTGGGACACCTACGTCCGTGCTGTTTGCGTCGGATGTGGTGAGAAGCCGTCCAGCGTTTCACAATGTAGACAATGAGCATGCTGATGCTGAAGCCTGCTTTGAAGTCCTCACGGATAGGGATTTTGGTTTTGTACACCAGGTACTAAGCTATACCCGTGTGCATTCGGAGAATGCATCGACCTTCGATGAGGTCTGCATGTGGCTTCCTGAGATCGAAATTCTGCTCAAGTATGGACCGGCCTATCTTAGTGCAGACGAATATAAGCAGGAAACAGAGAAGATCTGGGATCAGTATTACACCTTTCTGGGTTCCCGGGTGTTTCGCAACAGGGCAAAGGGGTTCTGGTCGTATCACCGGAACACCCTCGATCGACTCGGACATCCGCTTGCGGTGCGGCGGGTTGCAAAGGCTATCGCGTTGAAGGTCTTCGACTTGTTGTTGAATCCGCTTACCACCTCGACGAGGATCGTCGGTCGCCTCACAGCCAATTGCTCT